The nucleotide sequence GTTTTGCATAGAATGTGGTCTAGATTGAACCTAATTGACGTATAATAACTGAAATTTAACGGAtgagataaaattattacaagcCTGAGTTAGATTTAACCGATAATCTTCTAAATACCATTTCTCATTTTCACAGATAttcaatttctcattttctttggaTGACTAATAATTATGCATGTACTTTTTAAAAGATCTCGATGCTGTGTTGTGTCACCATGTCAAAGTTTCATTGCCTGTCATCCCTGTGCTTTATTCACACACGATCGTATTTATTGTTTTCTCAGTTGAGCTATTTCACAAGATAAGATTCTTAAAGGGAGGCAAATAAAACGCTTAATTGTCAATATCACCACCTccgatatattatttatttaattaccaCATGAATGAGTCCCACAACCATATCAGTTAGACACTCACACTGCCACCCCGGGAGCCACATAACCATGCCTAGCTCTGCTCACATGGCTCTCTACCTAGgggatgagagagagaggctgGGCCAATTAAATAGATAAAGTTGCCAATGAGGCAACCCTAATCAACAAGCACCACACCTAATCATAATCATCTCCCACAAAAGACAAGTGTCCCACTATTAGCATATATGGAGATGATCATGGAAAAGTCTTGAGGAAACAAACTAATTATTCTCTccttgtatgtatatatatatatatatatgctttccCTCTCTTTTATCATTTTGCAGGTGTCAGCCTATATTATTCTCTTGTTAAGCCTTTTTTGACTTTAAGCATTAGATATCTCTTAACAAAGATGAGGGATAGTAGGTATTAAATATGGGAAATGCTACTTTTCCCCCTCTAGGCTATCCCTTggttattcaaatattttataaattttttggtATGTGTTTGACCTTTTCAATTCgctcattctttctccttatCAGCCCATTGCGCCCCCCCGAGCTTTTCAATTCgctcattctttctccttatCAGCCCATtgccgcccccccccccccccattaattgagtgtttaaatcataaaactaaattataaatgtgtTTGTAGTACCTTTGTTTGTTAGTGatatcaattttttataatttgatgttgtgtttatgttatttaacatatattttattttcctattttagaacaaataaattttatatttaaaacgAACAAGCTTTAAAGttttcattaatatttatttcactCCATTACCAGTTGAATTATAAGCCCAAAGGGTTGTAATTCTCAATATTACAACCAATAAAGGAGAAGAAATCAATAGCAACCTGGTTCCATTACAACATTTACACAAACACTTAATCTTGTTGCACCAACACAAACAGTCGACCTTCTCAAGATCATCCATTACAACTCGATTCCATCCCTGTGTTGCATGTATGGAATGTAGTAATGAATAGCTGGACCTCCTGCaaattattgatattaataaagATATGGATGGCATAacttttttagtatttaaaaaaattaaataatgaacttaccttgaaaattaaatatatcaacTAGTAGAGATGAATGCCTCAAGATGAGAAATGACAATGTTTGAATGTATGGAACATGTTGCGGGATGCTTGTTAATTCATTGACTTGAAAATTGGGGTGTGTAACTATTTGTGTTTCATCTTGATCGTACACccaagtataattttaaaaaaataaaatagaaaaaagtaaaaatgaaaatgttataaaattatgtacCATTAAGTGTCGTGGATACGAGAGGGGTGTCGTGACAAGGTATTGTGCTTCCAATGTAGTTTGAACTACGATTGCACCATTTTGTAGATTCTTTTGCGAAGCTTTCTTGACTTTCTTTATACTCAAAGACACATGTGCCTTATCAAACTCCTATTAATTTATATTCCACCTAGTAGGTTACTTGAACACTACAAACTAGTGTTTACCTTATCTCTTTTTGATCTGATCTCCAACGAGCCCTTTTTGAAAAGCTTCTTAGGCCTTCTCTTAGTTCTCAAGCAATTCGGGTCCAATATATTATTGCTTGAAGCATTCTCTGTCGCTTTACTGTCGAAGCCTACATGAACAGTGGACTGAGAAATATGATTAGTTCCACTACTTAACTTCGACGTAgaaagttcattttttttttttaaattgaattcaCTTCATAAGCTCTACGGTATAACTTTCATCATCTGTTGCGAGATCAACTATATATCTCAATAAAAGCTTTGCATAATTGGTCATATCTTAACTACCCAAAACTACTGATCCACCCATCATAGTTGATTGCAACCCTTGTGTGACATCTAGTCACATCACTCCTCCAATTCCTCAATATATACCTATCGTAAAGTGATTTTACCTTATTACATATTAGTATTGAGATAGCATGCCTACAGATAATTCCCCTAAACTCAAATTGGTGGAagttacaaacaaatttgtagTTATCcctcaaaaataaaatggaaaatgttTTTCTCTTGACACCCTTACCAACTACGACATCCTCTTCAACCTCATACATCGTTCCCGAACACCTCTCATTGGTAAATATAAGGTTACAATACatctttttaatgatttttttcctaaaattccctgaattttaaaatgatataaacTGATTGGaattgcttatttgtgaggTACGTGGTGTCAAAGGTCACAACCTCACCAAACTCCTTATATGCTTATCTGCACCTATTATCGGCCCAaaacacatttctcaattgagACTCTTCATCCAAATCGatattgaagaaaaaattaGGGCAATTTGcttgcatttttaaaaaataagactgTATTATAGCCGCATCTCCTTCCCCTAGTCGTAACCACCTAATCTTTTCAACATAGTTTCTATAATCTCTTTTGATGCATGTCATCTTCTCATATCCACTTGCTTCTACAATTGCTAGGTTATAACTTTTATGTAACAGAATTCCAATCATATCATTCACTTCAAGCTTTCATTTTACATGTGCACTCAATTGTTGATCGATTGCATCGAAACAATCGGGATTTGGATGGACTCATCCTATGATTATGCTCAAGATGGACTATGTTAATTCGCAATGTTCCAAGAATATTAGAACCTGCAGTCAACCTAAATTTACACCCTATTTGCATGATTGGTTGTGGCCTCGAATCACTTGTAGCCCTAGCTTTTTGGCCTCCTCACCAACATGAAAATTTCACATATTTTACTATCCCATCCTCACCCTTACTCTAATTTCTTTTCCTAAGTGAAAAACCTACATTATATGCATATCTTTGTAAAACTCAAAGATATCGCTAGTATCCTTAAACTTCATCTCAACCTACAGCACGATAATCTCACTgtcttttcttaaaatttcatCATCCAAACCATCTCAATTCTcctttaaaatatcattttcatcatttccCAAACTTTCGTCATCTGCTCCTTGTACGTTCATTTCTCTTGTTTAATCGTCAACTTTTATAACATGAAAATACTAAACATAAATCAAACAGTATAGAAATGCTCAAAAACATAAGTCAAGCAATATATAAATCTAGAGGGGACAAGTAGCAGTTCCCTTAACttatatgattttaattttgcatGAAATGGCAGTGGGCGACAATATATGGTCCGAACTGTGATAATTGAGGCCAACTATAGCCATGGCCATGCCGACATTTGCATCTTCAGGCAAGGAAAAGCAGTGTTTCccaaattaaataacataaaagttaggttttttattaatttaaataagtattaaatattaaatattaaaaatttactgAAATCCTAAATGAATGGAGAAACCCACTGGCCACTGCATCTTTTACCCTTCATGCATATATACTGATCTGCTACTCAAGATAATGTGTCTGGCAGTTTAAtgagttgaatttttaatttaatttagggaaatgctaaaaaaaataaatcatgcagcacataaattttgaaaattactcGAAAAATTAATCATTTTGCTCCAAATAATTTTCTCTCCGTAAAGGAGCATTGGCTGGCGGTGATGGATGTAATGGCCAATGGATCGGGGTGACACTAGGTGCGACTGCTGGCGGTGATGGGTGTAGTGGCTAGCAGATGGAGATTTGTAGGTTTCTGGGTGGTGCGATTGTTGATGGTGTGACTGGCTGGTTTCGTGTTTGGAGGGTGGGGGCGACGAtcgtgagagaaagagagagaggggggagagaCGATCGTGAGAAGGATGGGTTTCATGGCTGACGAGTATGGACAATGGtcaagatagagagagagagaagggtcgTGGGATGAAGAGTTGAGGGAGAAACAGTTGTGTGAGAGAGTGAGGGGTGGGGGAAGGGAGGGAAACAATGGGCTGGTAAGGGAGACCAATGGGCGGATTGCAAaggtaaaaaatattaaaaaaatatataaaatatttttatagccAAGAAGGTAACCTAGAgggaaaaaataacatttgccattaaatattaagataatCGAGTCTCAAGGAGATAAGACTTGTCGTATAATACAAGcccttttttgtcttttttgcaATTGCTTGAAAAAGACTTTGATGGTGTTAGAACAATAAAGTTGGCTCAATTTGTTCTCTAACTGTTGGAATTGTTACGTGTTCGAATAAGAATTAATCTTTGAATTGTTCAAGATAAACAAAGAGAGTTtagtaaaattttgaataaaataagtCTAGTTTTCTCGCAATTTCAGTGTTGTTAGAGAGAGGGAGATATTTTATATtaggaaaaaatttaataatttataaataaaattatctttgGTCCTAGATGATAATATAGCAGGAGTAATAAAGTATAGATAATTATAATAGTCgaattaatgcaaatttttttctattttccaatTGAAAATAGAGCTCCGGAGAACACGTTTCCCAAAATTAGAATTCACACAAaccactaatatatatatatatatatatatatacccaggaagatataatttaattacttaaatttaatatttataataatattttacattgatattttatattttatatgatatatatacacatagattAAATCATTTACAAAATCTACTATGAAAcccaaaagttaaaaataaggcATAATTAGAAGCAAAACAAAAGAGAAGGCCTCACAAAAATGGCTTGGGAGACTCTTGGATGAAGGTCTCCACGTGCCGGTAAAGCCGCCGACATGAAAGAGATCATTTAACAAGTTTtagaacccaaaaaaaaataaagtacagATTGAAAAAGACAACCAAAGGAGAAAGATCCATTTCACCACTGAAATCATGGAAAAGTCCTTTCTTTCtaaattcaagatgcctcaacttgttacttatttaaaaaaaaaaaaagattatcataatcacattcaaaattttgaatttataatgTTATTACATGACTGGAAGGATACTATCATGTGATGAACATTTTATTTGATTCTAACTGACCACACACACACCTAATTTAATTGTTTAGCTAAAGGGTCAATTGCATCTTTTGAACAACTAAGAAGGGAACTCCTCAGACTTCATAATCAACAACCAATGAAAGAAGGATACTGCATACTTGCTTAGTATTTTATAAAGTAACAAAGAGATTCCCTGACGGTATATAGATGGATTCAAATATGCAAGTTAGAAATTCAGGACTTGCAAGTAAGTTCAGTAGTTGTTGCACAATACTTCAAGGAACAAAGTCACTACAATTTCAAgaatctctctctatatatcttATAagctaaaattataaaaatagttggcacacaaaaagaaagggacagaaagaaaaaagaaagagatgaagaGACAATTAAAAGGGTAAGTCAGAAAAATAATACCCTTCCCTCAAAGAGACAATGAGGAAAGAGTATGGAGGAATTTGATCTAAAGTCAATGTCATAAAGGCTAAAgtaaagaagaaagcgtcactCAAGAGATTTTTTCAGATGAAGGTTCTTTcccaacaaataaatttattattgtatttaagtAACAGTAATAtcaatgtaaaatattaaatttgagtgtttaaataatatttttaatatacatacatatatatatcttgaataccaaatcaaattggaaaaatCTCGCGCTTCAAGAGAAATTTTGCTTCAAAGGGACTTCCCCAACCCCAAGTCTAAAAAGGGATGCTTAATCAAGTCAGAGTCGATAATTGTAGTTGCAGCTTcgttagttttttttatttcacacGATTACTTCAACCAAGTCAAAAGAAACAATCATGGGATTTATATGGCCCGCTCCCTAAACACTTCCATTGGTCGCCTACAACTTTTGAATAGAAAACAGAGGCTTTCATTGGGGTAGCTATTATTACCATTTATTCATTCATTGTAGCGGTCCTTGCTGATGGCATTAAAAGTCTTCGTTTCTATCAACTTATCCtctcaaaattattataaaaacgTATTAGGTGCCGAGATAGGTAATCAGAATTCACAAGCAGCCATGGAAGCCAGCCTAGGGGGGTCTCTGCTGGTGCCTAGCGTTCAAGAGCTCGCAAAACAGCATCTCAGCACCGTTCCAGACCGGTATGTTCGGCCCGATCAAGACCCTCCAATACTCATATCCGATCCCTCTTCTTTACCACAAGCGCCGATCATCAGTTTTCAGAGCTTGCTTTCTCCAGAAATGGCGGATTCCGAGCTGCAGAAGCTGCACTCTGCTTGCAAAGATTGGGGTTTTTTTCAGGTTTGTATAATTCTGAATAgattcaaattatatatttatatatattgaagaatgaaagaaagaaatacattatTGCAGTTGATCGATCATGGAGTGAGCTCTGTGGTAGTGGAGGAACTGAAGTTAGAGATACAAGAGTTCTTCAAACTGCCAatggaagagaggaagaaatttTGGCAAGAGCCAGGAGATGTGGAAGGATTTGGACAAGCGTTTGTGTTTTCAGAGGAGCAGAAGCTCGATTGGGCCGATTTGTTTTACGTGCTCACTCTCCCAGCTCGTATGAGAAAGCCCCATCTATTACCCAACCTGCCTCTTCCActcaggtctctctctctctctctctctctctctctctctctctctctctctcaaaacttaGATAACTCAGCCTACAGTTAATGATCTTTCCAAGCAGAAACACCATGGAAGCATACTCGGCGGAATTGAAGAAGCTTAGCAGCGAGCTATTCAGCCTCATGGCAAAAGCACTAGGaatgaaagaggaagaaatagtGAAGGTATTTGAGGATGGGATGCAATCAATAAGGATCAACTGCTATCCGCCATGTCCAGAACCAGACAAAGTTATTGGGCTGAACCCCCACTCTGATGTGACTGGCATCACCATCCTCCTCCAAGCCACCGATGTGGAAGGGTTGCAGATAAAGAAAGATGGCAAATGGGTACCCATCAAACCCCTGCCTAATGCTTTTATTGTCAACATTGGAGACAGCTTAGAGGTAATATTGTGGCTGTTGATTATGTGACGTACTATTCCACGCTTGTGTTAACCAATGGTCTTGGTTCTTTGACAGATCTTAAGTAATGGAAAATATCAGAGCATTGAGCATCGCGCAGTTGTTAACTCGGAGAAAGAGAGGTTTTCTGTAGCTACATTTGTTAATGCGAATCTGGATGAGGAATTGGGTCCAGCGCCTAGCCTCGTCACCCCTCAAACTCCAGCACTGTTCCAAAGAGTGAAAGTAGTAGATTTCTTCAAGGGATATTTGTCCCGTGAACTTCTTGGAAAGTCATATATTGATCTCATGAGAATTCAGAAGGATGAACGGCAGAGCAGTTGAGGAATTTTAAGTTAATGGCTATTAATCGGTGTTTTATTATGATATCAATATTATGACTTTAAAAGATATCAATTGTAGTATGATGTTACGTGTCTGTGCCTGCATGTGTTTATGTATTTAGTTTGTGGGGCAAGTGCCGTATACTTCTAATTTGCTTctatttttggaataaatttcaCTCGAATTGCGTgtgatttttgtcttttttgcaaatctccttatagtttatttttagtattttaggtCTACATGCTTGTTTCTTTCGAAAAGATTTTATAAGATAACATATTTGTTACATGGAAGGGCTTGTCTTgaccaaaatattaaaaaaaaaaaatcataagaatatctaatacccaaaaataaattgtagaaatatttgtaaaaataaccCAATCCATACGGGTTCATGGTGGACCTTTCCTTGCTCTTTGTGAATTGTTTCATAGTTTTACGAGGTGATGACATGATGGATTGCAAAAGAAATAGACCGAGTCTGATGGAAAATCTGAACCAAATGTCACTCTCAAGTTGTGTAAtcaaagaaaaaagtaagattatctTAATGAATTTCCTAACACTCTTCTGTTGCTTAGGTTAGAGTCTAGCAATgggtctattttttattttatttttttctttttaggggGGGGTGGGACGAAATGAATGATGGAAAGAATTGTGATCTTGATCTTCAGAACCATTTAGTCAAAGTTGGGGTGCCTTTTCTCAACTGCCACTTGTTGCACATTACTCGTCCACGCCCACGCCCACGCCCACGGATAATATTTGCAGAGGATGGACTATATTGTCCTAGGTTGAGAATCACCTAGCTAGAAGATGGTGATGACAAACCACTTTTGGGCTACATGGTACCACCTGTTCTTCTACAAGTAGTGTGTGGTTCTTGTAGAGTTAATTGAATGTGTGACAATTCATGTATTTCTTAACATCAAACTCTTCAAATTACACTATATATGTAAAATCCTCCCTCTTTTATAAAGATTCTTCCTAATGGTGTCACATGTTGGTTTGGGTAAATCCAATCCTATTAAGATCCTCTACTTTTCTGAATTGTTCAAATacaagaaataattaattttaggtaGGGTAATTGATTGCTAATTGAGTACTAGAAGATAAAAGAGTTGATACAACTTTATTAAAAGCTATTTGAGAGTCATAAAGGcgtgtcatttcatatgttgaTGCCATTTTTCAAGCAATGGGTCCTAGGCGCAACATGTTGTCCAACCTCATATACATGTATGACAAATGCACTTCATGCTAAAGGATCTTGAGTACTACACAATTACTATTTGACCCTTTTTTAATTGTCACAATGGTCATGAGTTTTGACTACAAAATTAACAAAGAGGGTTGAATCTCAAGCTATTTACACTATGGTTTATAACACAAGTCTCCAAAATTTCACGTGGTTATAGTATCAATTGTGGTTATGGACCTCAACTGTGGTTAGCCTACTCTTATTTAGGCATGTTGCTTTAGCCTTTACACCCCACTCTATGCCTGTACCCGACTTTAGTTTGGCATTCACAACAATTTCCTACTTTCCATGTGTCTTTAACAAACCCATGGTGTTATTTATACCTTGTCGTATTTTAGTTAATCGATTAAATGAATATTATCTTcaatactaaattaaaaaaaaaaactgatccTGCTACGCTGGGTCTTAGGTGTTAGATCTTATGAAAAGAGGAGGCATTAATGATGTCAGCATAACAAAGCTGGGTCCCCACCGCCGCTGAGGGGACCGCTTGGAGGAGATATTTCAGGCGGACGCGACAAAGCTATTGCCGATTCACGAACCAGAGCGTGCTGATTTATCCGCTCGGCTGTTTTTTGGGCTCTGTTTGacgaaaaaaaggaaaaaaaaaaacaaaaacaaaaaaaaggggttcagaggaaaaaataaataaaaattaagctGTTAGTTTCttcatattttagttttctgagttttaaatttattttttaattttatgttttgactctccattttaagatttttaaaaacatatttttttgtcattttgaaaaataattttttaaaacaaaaaactaaaaaatatatttatttgataattttaagaaaaattattttatgatattttattcaataaacaATTTAAACCAACCACAACCACCCGTCACCAGCACGACTACTACCATTAGAAACGTCAAGCTCGTGGTGTTAACATTCAAAAAAATAGGTCAaatttaatcactaaatttttatatatttgatttttaatttttggctaaAACTAAAAAACACATTGTCAGTCACCACCGATTATCGTGGCTAGTGATTTCcgacgatcagaggcaaccacctaACACCCTTATTCCCATCAACCAACGAACTAAAAAATCAGAAACATCCAACGATCGAATCCCCACAAACTTTAAGCTTAAACTTTTGGCCAAACTCAACATATGCGTAAACGCATTGTCAATCACCATTGACCACCGTGGCCAGTGGTTTCTAATGATCAAAGGCAACCACCCAACACCCTTagccccatcgaccaacatacccaaaaatcagtAAGATCCAACTACTAAATCTTTATATATCTAAGTGTAAACCTCTGgccatacacaaaatcaatgaTTTACAGAGATTGTTGGTCACGATGCAAGGGGAGCGAACAACGTTGACGACAGAAGGCAGGGGCAGCCAAACAACAAGGAACTTTTGACGGTGGCTCAAAGTAGTGATGGCGATGGAGAGTGCGATTGATGACCGAGCCttgaaaatgaagagaagagaagagagaagcaagagaagaaagaagagagaatgaagagaaaaacaaaaggttGATGTTGTGCGAGATGGGGACCCTTGATCGAACAAAAGGCTGTTTTCAGTGTTTTCAGATTTTGcacttattttacaaaattttacctcattttttaaaatataaaaataaatatgttttcactgttttagaaaactgaaaacggGTTGAAAATAGCTAAGAAAACAAGCCTTAAATCTTTTGGCGAATTTACAATATAATCTAATcctttcaattttgacaatttaaTCACAATTAGTTCAATTTAGTACAATTTTATCCAccatgtaaaattaatttaggggGAGTGTGTTTTAGGTGACGTGGCATACCAGatgtaatatattaataatatatatacgtgGAGCCCACATGTACACctaagcaaaatatatatatatatatctttgttgCTATCGTCGACCATTGTTAGCCCTTCGTAGTTATTGTTGACAGCATTAGTTGTAGTTTATTGCAGTTGCATGTTCGTCTTCTCTGACAGTGATGGTCGTCTTCAAGAGatagaaaagaagaacaagaagaagacgaaCAGGAGAAGACAACCATCATGGCCGCCTATTCGTCTTCTCTCACTGCAATGGTcatctgagagagagagagaagagaaaacaaCCATCGTGGTTGCTTGTTCATCTTCTCCAGTCGAAATGGTCCTTTTCAATAGAGAAGATGAATTGGAAGTAGATGAAGATGAATAGGAGAGACGACCATCGTGCTTGtttgttcatcttctttcacTGTGATGGTCAtctttgagaaagaaaagacaaataGGAGAAAACGACCATCACTAATGCATGTTTGTCTTCTCCAATCACGATGGTCatctttgagagagagaagacaaaCAGGAGAAGATGACCATTGCGGCCGCCTATTCATTTTCTTCGACTATGGTGGTCGtctttgagaaagaaagaagatgaacaagaaaaaaaatgaatagaaaGATAACTGTCACAATCGGAGAAGACGAGCGGGCGATCGCGATGGTCAGAAATTGCAATGGATGCAATTGATGGTGACAACGAGGGACTAACAGCAGTCGATCGGGCCAACGACAATGACAATAGCAGAGACGATAAAGACATATAAATTTtgcttatgtatatatatgtgtcccacgtatattattaatatattacacCTGACATGTCACATCCCTTAGAGCACACACCACCTAAATTGATTTTACGTGGCAGATAAACTTGCACCCAATTGAGTCAATTGGGAcctaattgtcaaaattgaaataactgaaTTAGATTACAAATTCgtgaaaatatttagatttttttttactattaggCCCCTtctccccaaaaaaaaaaaaaatattgtttgcTCTTTACTTTTAGACTCCAAAGTAAATAACACTATCGCATGGGATAATGCTAAACGAACAACTCATGG is from Diospyros lotus cultivar Yz01 chromosome 2, ASM1463336v1, whole genome shotgun sequence and encodes:
- the LOC127793777 gene encoding protein SRG1-like, translating into MEASLGGSLLVPSVQELAKQHLSTVPDRYVRPDQDPPILISDPSSLPQAPIISFQSLLSPEMADSELQKLHSACKDWGFFQLIDHGVSSVVVEELKLEIQEFFKLPMEERKKFWQEPGDVEGFGQAFVFSEEQKLDWADLFYVLTLPARMRKPHLLPNLPLPLRNTMEAYSAELKKLSSELFSLMAKALGMKEEEIVKVFEDGMQSIRINCYPPCPEPDKVIGLNPHSDVTGITILLQATDVEGLQIKKDGKWVPIKPLPNAFIVNIGDSLEILSNGKYQSIEHRAVVNSEKERFSVATFVNANLDEELGPAPSLVTPQTPALFQRVKVVDFFKGYLSRELLGKSYIDLMRIQKDERQSS